Part of the Methanofollis sp. genome, ACCCGGAACAGGATCGTCGCCGAGACGTTGGCATCGGTCATATCGGGGGCGGTGATGTTGAGGTACTGGTACGCAACGCCCGGCGCCTCCCCCGTGTTCGAAGGGAGAGAGACCGCTCCGACGACCAGGGTCGTGCTGACGGATCCTTTCAGGACGTCCAGCGTGATCTTCGAGATACAGGAATCCTCGAAGGTCGCACTCTGGGACTCGCCCGCGGCAAGGACGAGACGAGACGAGGATTCGCCCTCAACCCGACTGCTGCCCGGGAGCGACGACTCCTGCGAACTGCCGGAATCGGAATCCCCGCCATCACCGCGTGTGTCTATTACAATGACCGGTGTCTCTCCGATCGACCCGTTCACCTTTGCAAGGGGATCATACCAGACACCGTTGAAGACCCCGGTCCCTGAAGACGGCGCCTTTACGGTGTACGTGATTTCATCGGTGTTGATCACGGAAAATATGACATTCCTCCCGGACACTTTCACCTGATCGTCGGAGAGCGACGAACCCGCATAGGTAAACCCTGCCGGAAGCGTCTCCACAATCCCTCCGGCTTCAAGACCCGAGATGGTCAACACCACATCAAAACTCTGATACGAGTGGGGCATATCTCCAATGCTCCGGCTGACCTCTGCTCCCGCGGCAAAGGCGGGTTCTGTCAGCGCGAAAAGGAGGACCAGAGCCAGAACCACCACGACACGATTTGCTTTTTGAGATGCCATTGTATCACCAAATGGAATTTTTATGGATTTGTGTAGGATATGATCACAAATATTGATACATACTTAAAAAATATGTCATTTTATTTTCCGGAGACGGGGGCACCGGGGAGGTCGGCCATCCTTTCATTTCGCCCCCGCAGAAAAATACGGGAAAACACGAGTTTTCATAACCTTGCGCCGTATTCGACAGTTTTCCAGGATGAAACGGATCGTGCGGGGCGAGGCCGCCAGGAATACTTCAATTATACAAACTCATATCAGTTAATATAAAAATAATGATGTGTATTACAACGTAATGACGAAACAGGCGCCCGCGACCCCCCGGGATCTCCAGGAGTCTCCACCGGTCGATGCCGGGACACTTCGGGATATCATCCGGTCTGTGGAGACATTCCATCTCCTTTCATCCGCACTGGATCTGGGAATCTTTGACGTTCTTGACGAGCCTAAAACTTCCGGAGAAGTGGCCGAATCCCTCGGCCTGCATAAAAAATTGACAGAAAAGTGCTGCGACGCACTGGCGGCGGCCGGATTTCTGCACTGTGACGACACTATGTACGGGCTCTCGGCCATTTCAAAGACATTTCTCGTACAATCGTCACCGTACTATCAGGGAAATCTCATGAAACTGAACGCTCCAGCCGGACACACCCTCTGGAACCGCCTGCCGGAGATCATGAAAGAGGGGCCGGCCAGACAGGAATGGGACAGGGAGAATTTCTTCAACGAAGAGTTCATTTCTGCAATGGCCGAAGGAGCGCTCGGGGGGAGTCTGCAACGAACGGCAGAACTGATGAAAAACGATCCCGCATTCATGGATGCAAAAAACATGCTCGACCTCGGGGGAGGACATGCCCTCTATTCGATCGCCTTCACCAGGATGAGTCCGGGGTTGCACGCAACCGTCATGGACCTGCCCCATGTCGTCGAGCGCGTCACCAACCCGACCATCGCCCGACATCATGCCGACCGGGTCACGACGTTATCCGGTGATTTCACCACGGATAGCCTCGGTTCGGACTATGACCTGATATTCGCATCCGACGTGCTGTATGGGGGACGGGAACAGGTGACGCACATGCTGCGCAGGATCCACGCCGCCCTCGGAGACAGCGGCACCTTCGTTTCAAAGCACTTGCATATCGACGACATCGGGGAGGACGCGGCCGCCGTCTTCTTCGACCTCATGTTCTCGCTCACCGAAGAGGAGGAACGCATCTATTCGACCGATACTTTCTGCGACATGCTGAAAGCCAGTGATTTTGCAGTCGAACGCGTCTATCGCCCCGGCGCCGCCGACCCGTCTTCACGGATCATTCGTGCAAGGAAGATCGGAACCGACGATTTCACACGGATATCATCACAGGTCGGATAAGGAGTTGGCAATGCACCTGACATCGGATTTCGCTCCCAAGGAGTACAACCAGTATATCGGAAGGAAATATGCGGTCATCCTTGGAGGTCTCCTCATTCTCTTCATCCTCGTCATCATATCCATATCGGTCGGGGCGGTTGCGATCCCGCCTCTCGATGTGGTGCGGACCCTGACGGGAACGACGATCTCAGATAAGTACAACACCATCATCTGGAATATCAGGCTTCCCCAGGTTCTCGCCGCGGTATGCGCCGGCATCGGCCTCTCCGTTGCAGGCGCGGCCATGCAATCGATCCTCCGGAACCCCCTGGGGTCGCCGTTCACCCTCGGAATATCCAGTGCCGGTGCATTTGGGGCTGCATTTTCCATCATCGTCCTCGGGGCCGGGACGGTCAGCAGCACCGGCACCGATATCGTCACCGTCACCAATCCATG contains:
- a CDS encoding PGF-pre-PGF domain-containing protein — encoded protein: MASQKANRVVVVLALVLLFALTEPAFAAGAEVSRSIGDMPHSYQSFDVVLTISGLEAGGIVETLPAGFTYAGSSLSDDQVKVSGRNVIFSVINTDEITYTVKAPSSGTGVFNGVWYDPLAKVNGSIGETPVIVIDTRGDGGDSDSGSSQESSLPGSSRVEGESSSRLVLAAGESQSATFEDSCISKITLDVLKGSVSTTLVVGAVSLPSNTGEAPGVAYQYLNITAPDMTDANVSATILFRVNRSWIADESIDEETITLYRYNGSWTALPTSFVREDDDYLYFEATSPGFSVFAISGEKAALASVTTVSSNAAAVATKTVTAATVKTPAATETTPVQSAVGVFGSAGGLLGAAALAGWRREMKR
- a CDS encoding methyltransferase → MKLNAPAGHTLWNRLPEIMKEGPARQEWDRENFFNEEFISAMAEGALGGSLQRTAELMKNDPAFMDAKNMLDLGGGHALYSIAFTRMSPGLHATVMDLPHVVERVTNPTIARHHADRVTTLSGDFTTDSLGSDYDLIFASDVLYGGREQVTHMLRRIHAALGDSGTFVSKHLHIDDIGEDAAAVFFDLMFSLTEEEERIYSTDTFCDMLKASDFAVERVYRPGAADPSSRIIRARKIGTDDFTRISSQVG